A genomic stretch from Candidatus Omnitrophota bacterium includes:
- a CDS encoding SGNH/GDSL hydrolase family protein, producing MVSGLPPAGLKPSIQKENQKEVIIKIDSVPENGLYLETPAGRRLKPNTEILILNHRVSKKDICIRTNSLGYRNPEIGPKTRTRILFLGDSITLGDYLEEDKTFVSLVAALSSSTDRPIETINAGVGAIGLQNEYSILMETGLSTLPDIVVIGFYLNDFGPSPGIRIISPPTVFHKSRLLQYLFQYFSFFMAKVGADYRGTPPAENAAIRKEVLRYFPPGPGIPLKDKPAFNSAIHQNIRDWGKAWSKSAWKKIYLLLKEFGYQAEKNRFKLYIVIFPVRLQVESEFIYAYPQAQLKNIARELDIAVLDLLPILREVFKEGREPLFFDHCHHTAYGNKIIAQSILKFLRSRQNRASTYNTAH from the coding sequence ATGGTATCCGGCTTACCCCCTGCCGGCCTCAAGCCAAGTATCCAAAAGGAAAATCAAAAAGAAGTAATCATAAAAATAGATTCGGTGCCGGAAAACGGCCTATATCTTGAGACCCCTGCGGGAAGACGCTTAAAACCAAACACGGAAATATTGATTCTAAATCACCGCGTCAGTAAAAAAGATATCTGCATACGCACGAACTCGCTGGGTTATCGTAATCCGGAGATCGGCCCCAAGACCAGGACGCGCATACTTTTTCTTGGGGACTCAATAACCCTCGGGGATTATTTAGAAGAAGACAAAACGTTTGTCAGCCTCGTCGCGGCACTTTCCAGCTCTACTGACCGGCCCATAGAAACCATTAATGCCGGCGTCGGAGCTATCGGGCTTCAAAACGAATATTCCATCCTTATGGAAACCGGCTTATCGACCCTCCCCGACATTGTTGTTATTGGATTTTACCTTAACGACTTCGGGCCTTCGCCGGGTATTCGGATCATCAGCCCCCCTACGGTCTTTCATAAAAGCCGGTTACTGCAATATTTATTTCAATATTTTTCTTTTTTTATGGCAAAAGTGGGCGCTGACTATCGCGGCACGCCGCCTGCAGAAAACGCGGCCATAAGGAAAGAGGTGCTCCGATATTTCCCTCCGGGGCCGGGAATACCCTTAAAAGACAAACCGGCCTTTAATAGCGCCATCCATCAAAATATCCGGGATTGGGGCAAGGCGTGGAGCAAAAGCGCGTGGAAAAAGATCTACCTCTTATTGAAGGAATTCGGGTATCAAGCGGAGAAAAACCGTTTCAAGTTATATATAGTAATCTTTCCGGTAAGGCTTCAGGTAGAGTCGGAATTCATCTACGCTTATCCGCAGGCCCAGCTAAAAAATATAGCAAGAGAGCTGGATATCGCTGTATTGGATTTACTGCCTATCCTCAGAGAAGTTTTCAAAGAAGGCCGGGAACCGCTCTTTTTTGACCATTGCCATCATACCGCCTACGGGAACAAGATTATTGCGCAATCCATATTAAAGTTCCTGCGCTCCCGTCAGAATAGAGCATCAACATATAATACTGCGCATTAA
- a CDS encoding glycosyltransferase family 39 protein: protein MAGGFNFRLDGHKAIEDGLAAAVLLAPLILLNLPLLGVPYYWDAMAPLVQAHGIKGADYMHPALPCLITELFLRILNYATWVGHVVSLAFSSLTLIFTYKLGCLIGDKRAGLYSAVLLLASPLFFTQSAMFTRDVFLAAFMIMSIYYALKERVFQYVLFASCAVLTKATAIPMIVLSAAYLAGRHRPGGRARMFLVALSPILCYLAWMIMFKIRFGSFIPPLHLYYVDMSPADDIQRFLQRSKELFIDDYKWFMSAALLIGGGLVYTKGRPTSGRRYLAPISIFILVYIAFFAAIRSTVAWYMLFLYPGFFILCCAVISRIGRASSACLPIISGLQIILFVTNWYGDAGVSGGERIGAHLNYLDLVYAEKQAADFIEHSLADEVVLAVWPQSLALSYPCLGYVARPLDVVRAGMNYAEADIVFCSPKNGGHNRKLCGMFDQIGAVPLRGFKVDDKKVYIHRIPKR from the coding sequence ATGGCCGGGGGTTTCAATTTTCGTTTGGATGGTCATAAAGCGATAGAGGACGGGTTGGCGGCAGCCGTCTTGCTAGCGCCGCTTATTCTCTTGAATCTTCCGTTGTTGGGCGTTCCCTATTATTGGGATGCGATGGCTCCGCTTGTGCAGGCGCACGGAATAAAGGGGGCCGACTATATGCACCCGGCGCTGCCCTGCTTAATCACCGAATTATTCCTGCGCATTCTTAATTATGCCACCTGGGTGGGGCATGTCGTATCGCTGGCATTCTCATCCTTGACGCTTATCTTCACCTATAAGCTGGGTTGTCTGATAGGCGATAAAAGAGCGGGCCTATATTCCGCTGTTTTATTGCTGGCCTCACCCCTGTTTTTTACGCAGTCGGCGATGTTTACGAGGGATGTATTCCTTGCCGCCTTTATGATTATGTCAATCTACTATGCGTTAAAAGAGCGGGTATTTCAATATGTACTTTTTGCCTCCTGTGCCGTACTGACAAAGGCAACGGCCATTCCGATGATTGTGCTGTCCGCAGCGTATCTGGCGGGTAGACACCGGCCCGGCGGGAGGGCAAGAATGTTTTTGGTTGCGCTATCTCCGATTTTATGCTATCTGGCGTGGATGATTATGTTTAAAATTCGTTTCGGCAGTTTCATACCCCCGCTGCATTTATATTATGTTGACATGTCCCCGGCCGACGACATACAGCGGTTTCTACAGCGCAGTAAAGAGTTGTTCATAGACGATTATAAATGGTTTATGAGCGCGGCCCTGCTCATTGGGGGCGGTCTGGTCTATACGAAGGGGAGGCCAACCTCCGGCAGGCGGTATCTGGCACCCATTTCTATTTTTATCCTCGTGTATATAGCATTCTTTGCGGCTATACGCAGTACGGTCGCCTGGTATATGCTGTTTTTATACCCCGGATTCTTTATATTATGCTGTGCCGTAATCTCAAGGATAGGTCGCGCCTCCTCCGCATGCCTGCCGATAATCTCCGGGCTGCAGATCATACTTTTTGTAACAAACTGGTATGGTGACGCGGGCGTTTCAGGCGGAGAAAGGATAGGGGCGCACCTGAATTATCTGGACCTGGTTTATGCCGAAAAGCAGGCGGCGGATTTCATAGAGCATAGCTTAGCCGATGAGGTTGTGCTGGCGGTGTGGCCGCAGTCGTTGGCTTTATCATATCCCTGCCTCGGCTATGTCGCTAGGCCACTGGATGTTGTCAGGGCCGGAATGAATTACGCCGAAGCCGACATCGTTTTCTGTTCCCCGAAGAACGGGGGGCACAACCGGAAGCTCTGCGGCATGTTTGATCAAATAGGCGCTGTACCGTTAAGAGGTTTTAAGGTTGACGACAAGAAAGTGTATATTCACAGGATTCCCAAGAGGTAA
- a CDS encoding O-antigen ligase family protein: MTGKLIWLTAVLLIFSVSLLPQPVLVSGAAFINCALISAFILSLLIHRREHCDKTDALVLLFVFFAFCGVFLAEDNLLALRRFNYSLLPIVPTYFIFKHLPYDKRKNTLRIIYILASVISVYCIVEFIMGRNFLYEGLIKSPYYGRALYSPKVFATLYHPTIVGVYLTAAAPLSYLFAPDAHSRTAKVILILSLLLNLTAILLTFSKMAWLVTAMLVFLFVLKILRRARAALIVVLLVLMFFIGYSLGYIKRDITDPGRLNSTLGHRANSYFVASQIILRYPVFGIGLDHYRRDFMDYSGLKRQTPDLVKVPDNNYMAILAEMGLAAFIPFMLFVAVLLKRIAGVLRRAERYAAGAMQVAVSLSLAGMFLFHLSYDSFYWGTPLVMFWMLAGIFLNPTLQRQL; this comes from the coding sequence ATGACCGGTAAACTTATCTGGTTGACAGCTGTTTTATTGATCTTCTCAGTATCTTTATTACCGCAGCCGGTCCTGGTCTCGGGGGCGGCCTTTATAAATTGCGCGCTTATCTCCGCTTTTATATTATCCCTTTTAATTCACAGACGGGAGCATTGCGATAAAACCGATGCCCTGGTATTGCTCTTTGTATTTTTTGCCTTTTGCGGAGTATTTCTGGCGGAAGACAATCTATTGGCTCTGCGCCGTTTCAATTATTCGCTCCTGCCAATCGTACCTACATATTTTATATTCAAACATTTGCCGTATGATAAGCGTAAAAATACACTACGGATTATCTACATATTGGCCAGCGTAATATCCGTATATTGCATAGTGGAGTTTATCATGGGCAGGAATTTTCTTTATGAAGGATTGATAAAAAGCCCGTATTACGGACGGGCATTATATTCTCCCAAGGTATTTGCCACGCTTTATCACCCTACGATTGTGGGTGTATATTTGACGGCGGCAGCGCCATTATCATACCTGTTTGCGCCAGACGCCCACAGCAGGACGGCGAAAGTTATATTAATACTCTCGTTGTTGCTTAATCTTACGGCTATTTTATTGACCTTCAGCAAAATGGCATGGTTGGTTACGGCAATGCTCGTTTTTCTGTTTGTTTTAAAAATATTAAGAAGAGCCAGGGCCGCTTTAATTGTGGTGTTATTAGTACTGATGTTTTTTATCGGTTACTCTTTAGGTTATATAAAGAGAGATATAACCGACCCGGGGCGCCTAAACTCTACGCTAGGGCACAGGGCCAACTCTTATTTTGTCGCTTCGCAGATTATCCTGCGCTACCCGGTTTTTGGTATCGGCTTGGACCATTACAGGCGTGACTTCATGGATTATTCTGGCCTTAAGCGGCAGACGCCGGATTTAGTCAAGGTGCCGGATAATAACTATATGGCAATCTTAGCGGAGATGGGGCTGGCGGCGTTCATTCCTTTTATGCTCTTTGTTGCTGTGCTGCTCAAGAGGATAGCCGGGGTGTTGCGCAGGGCAGAGAGATACGCCGCAGGCGCAATGCAGGTCGCCGTATCGCTGAGTTTAGCCGGGATGTTTTTATTCCATTTGAGCTATGATTCCTTCTATTGGGGTACTCCGCTGGTAATGTTCTGGATGCTGGCCGGCATATTCTTAAACCCCACCCTGCAGAGGCAATTATGA
- the pyrR gene encoding bifunctional pyr operon transcriptional regulator/uracil phosphoribosyltransferase PyrR has product MKQKALIMDGAAIQRAIIRIAHEIVEKNKGAQGLCLVGIRNRGVYLAARIAACIQKIDNIQVPAGILDITLYRDDLTLVNQQPVVHKTEIDFDITDKNLVLVDDVLYTGRTIRAALDALMDFGRPRSMQLAVLVDRGHRELPIRADYVGKNIPTSKNETVEVRLEEADGKDEVVIVETDG; this is encoded by the coding sequence ATGAAACAAAAAGCGCTTATTATGGATGGCGCGGCGATCCAGCGCGCGATCATTCGGATCGCCCACGAGATCGTTGAAAAGAATAAAGGCGCGCAGGGCCTGTGCCTTGTAGGCATAAGGAACCGCGGTGTATATCTTGCCGCGCGCATTGCCGCCTGTATTCAAAAGATCGATAATATTCAGGTCCCGGCGGGGATATTGGATATCACCTTATACCGTGATGACTTGACCCTGGTAAATCAGCAGCCGGTAGTGCATAAGACAGAAATTGATTTTGACATCACAGATAAAAATCTGGTTTTAGTTGACGATGTTTTGTATACCGGCAGGACAATCCGCGCCGCCCTGGACGCGTTGATGGATTTTGGCCGGCCCAGATCAATGCAGTTGGCGGTGTTGGTTGACCGCGGGCACAGGGAGCTGCCTATCAGGGCGGATTATGTCGGCAAAAACATACCTACCTCTAAGAATGAGACCGTGGAGGTGCGTTTGGAGGAAGCGGACGGCAAAGACGAAGTCGTAATCGTGGAGACGGATGGCTGA
- a CDS encoding aspartate carbamoyltransferase catalytic subunit codes for MAETAAWTRKDLLGLEDLSRQEIELILSTAESFKEVSTREIKKVPALRGKTVVNLFYEPSTRTRVSFEVAAKRLSADVINIATETSSVRKGETLIDTGRNIEALKVDIVVVRHNYSGAGIMLARHLKASVVNAGDGWHEHPTQALLDIFTLKEKLGKIAGLKVSIVGDIAHSRVARSNIWGLTKLGAKVTVCAPPMLIPPAIEQTGVSVTHDIGAALKGADAVNVLRMQFERDDSLAFPRQLEYFKSFGITRERLEKAKKDIVVMHPGPINRGIEMSSEVADGANSVILEQVTNGIAVRMAALFLVAQANEAINGKAAD; via the coding sequence ATGGCTGAGACAGCAGCATGGACAAGGAAAGACCTGTTGGGGTTAGAGGATCTAAGCAGGCAGGAAATAGAATTGATCCTTTCTACCGCGGAGTCATTTAAAGAGGTATCCACCAGGGAGATAAAGAAGGTCCCCGCCCTGCGCGGGAAGACGGTGGTAAATCTATTTTATGAGCCGTCTACGCGCACCCGCGTATCTTTCGAGGTAGCGGCCAAAAGATTATCCGCCGACGTGATCAATATCGCCACCGAGACCTCCAGCGTGCGCAAGGGAGAGACCCTGATCGATACGGGCAGAAATATTGAGGCCCTGAAAGTAGATATTGTCGTGGTGCGGCATAATTATTCCGGCGCGGGCATTATGCTGGCGCGGCACCTTAAGGCGAGCGTGGTTAATGCCGGTGACGGCTGGCATGAACATCCCACGCAGGCGCTTTTAGATATTTTTACCCTGAAGGAAAAACTGGGCAAGATCGCGGGGTTAAAGGTAAGTATTGTAGGCGACATCGCGCATTCGCGCGTGGCGCGTTCAAACATCTGGGGCTTGACTAAATTAGGGGCAAAGGTAACCGTCTGCGCCCCTCCCATGCTTATACCGCCCGCGATAGAACAAACGGGGGTAAGCGTTACTCACGATATAGGCGCGGCATTAAAGGGCGCCGACGCGGTGAATGTCTTGCGCATGCAATTTGAGCGGGATGATTCGCTGGCGTTCCCCCGGCAGCTGGAATACTTTAAGAGTTTTGGGATCACGCGGGAACGTTTAGAAAAGGCGAAGAAGGACATTGTCGTTATGCATCCCGGGCCGATCAACCGCGGCATTGAGATGTCCAGCGAAGTCGCCGACGGAGCAAATTCCGTGATATTGGAACAGGTGACCAACGGCATAGCGGTAAGGATGGCGGCCCTGTTCCTGGTAGCGCAGGCCAACGAGGCGATCAATGGGAAAGCTGCTGATTAA
- a CDS encoding dihydroorotase, translating to MGKLLIKNGRVVDPANKVDAVRDVLAENGRIAGVAENIRANSAKVIDAAGKIVLPGLVDMHVHLREPGREDKETVASGTKAALKGGVTSVLAMPNTTPSIDSAENVSFLKEIIKSTASANVFIAAAITKGREGKELTDIAELKKLGIAAITDDGSSLDPDKLMLEALKKAKANGMLAICHCEDKKLSNHGCVNSGIISTRMGLKGISRESEYKRVERDIDLAAKAGSAVHIAHISCRESVEMIRRAKKNGAKVTCDVTPHHFSLTEEAVLGFDANFKMNPPLRSKEDVSAIREGLRDGTIDAIASDHAPHTENEKEIEFERAEFGVIGLETELAAAITELLDQGILDWPGLVEKMALNPARILGIDKGTLSIGRDADIVIVDPDKAWIVRREGLVSKSKNCAFLGRELKGAVEYTICSGKVAYGIHS from the coding sequence ATGGGAAAGCTGCTGATTAAGAACGGGCGGGTGGTTGACCCGGCAAATAAGGTTGATGCCGTCCGCGATGTTTTGGCGGAGAACGGAAGGATCGCCGGGGTGGCGGAGAATATCAGGGCGAATTCCGCGAAGGTCATTGACGCCGCGGGAAAGATCGTTTTACCCGGGCTTGTGGATATGCATGTGCACTTAAGAGAGCCGGGCAGGGAAGATAAGGAGACCGTGGCAAGCGGGACGAAGGCCGCCTTAAAAGGCGGAGTGACCAGCGTTCTGGCTATGCCGAATACGACACCAAGTATTGACTCCGCGGAAAATGTTTCATTCTTGAAAGAGATAATAAAAAGCACCGCCTCAGCCAACGTCTTTATCGCCGCGGCAATTACAAAGGGGCGAGAGGGAAAAGAACTGACTGACATCGCGGAATTAAAAAAACTCGGCATAGCAGCCATAACCGATGACGGCTCTTCCCTGGATCCCGATAAATTGATGCTCGAAGCCCTTAAGAAGGCAAAGGCAAACGGCATGTTGGCGATCTGCCACTGCGAAGATAAAAAACTTTCCAATCACGGCTGCGTAAATTCAGGGATCATTTCCACGCGCATGGGCTTAAAAGGGATATCGCGGGAATCGGAGTATAAACGCGTAGAGAGGGATATTGATCTGGCCGCGAAAGCGGGTTCAGCCGTTCATATCGCGCATATAAGCTGCCGCGAGTCAGTAGAGATGATCAGGCGCGCCAAAAAGAATGGCGCGAAAGTAACCTGCGATGTCACGCCTCATCACTTTTCCCTGACGGAAGAAGCGGTCCTGGGATTCGACGCTAATTTTAAGATGAACCCGCCCCTGCGCTCTAAAGAGGATGTATCGGCAATCAGGGAGGGCTTAAGAGACGGTACCATTGACGCGATCGCCTCGGACCACGCGCCGCATACGGAGAATGAGAAAGAGATCGAGTTTGAGCGCGCGGAGTTCGGCGTGATCGGCCTGGAGACAGAATTGGCGGCGGCTATTACTGAGCTGTTGGATCAGGGAATATTGGATTGGCCCGGCCTCGTAGAGAAGATGGCGCTTAATCCAGCGAGGATTTTGGGTATAGATAAAGGTACGTTAAGCATAGGCAGGGACGCGGATATCGTTATAGTTGACCCGGACAAGGCATGGATAGTCAGGCGCGAGGGACTGGTTTCAAAGTCCAAAAACTGCGCGTTTTTAGGCAGAGAACTGAAAGGCGCGGTAGAATATACGATCTGCTCAGGTAAGGTGGCTTATGGAATTCATAGCTGA
- a CDS encoding endonuclease Q family protein, whose translation MEFIADFHIHSKYSRATSRNMDVANIAEWAKLKGIALMGTGDFTHHLWCEELKANLEDEGSGLYAHKNGVRFILSAEISSIYSKRGKGYRIHNVVLAPSFKSVEQINAMLARYGNLASDGRPILGMDAAEVARIIFDIDENCMVVPGHIWTPWFSLFGSMSGFDRIEDCFERQTPKIFALETGLSSDPAMNWRLSALDKYALISNSDSHSPQKIGREANIFDCELDYKAIRDTLRTKDKNRFLSTIEFFPEEGKYHFDGHRNCGIRFSPEETKEHRGKCPKCGKYLTVGVMNRVDQLADRPAGARPDNAIPFKNLIPLDEIIAEVKGLGKSALAVEREYRSAIAKFGSEFEITLRAGEDSLVNNLERRLADAVLRVRRGEVDIKPGFDGEYGIISIFGDDKPRKPEEQLSLF comes from the coding sequence ATGGAATTCATAGCTGATTTTCACATTCATTCAAAATATTCGCGCGCTACCAGCCGCAATATGGACGTGGCCAATATCGCGGAGTGGGCTAAACTTAAAGGCATCGCCCTGATGGGCACCGGAGATTTTACGCACCATCTTTGGTGCGAGGAATTAAAGGCAAACCTTGAAGATGAAGGCAGTGGGCTTTATGCGCACAAAAACGGCGTGCGGTTTATTCTTAGCGCGGAGATAAGCAGCATATACTCCAAGAGAGGCAAGGGCTACCGCATACATAATGTAGTGTTGGCGCCTTCGTTTAAAAGCGTGGAACAGATCAACGCTATGCTGGCTCGTTACGGCAACCTTGCTTCGGACGGCAGGCCGATACTGGGCATGGACGCCGCGGAGGTGGCGCGCATCATATTTGACATTGACGAAAACTGTATGGTCGTGCCCGGGCATATCTGGACCCCCTGGTTCTCGTTGTTCGGCTCAATGTCGGGCTTTGACAGGATAGAGGATTGTTTTGAGCGGCAGACGCCGAAGATATTCGCGCTTGAAACCGGGCTTTCCAGCGACCCCGCGATGAACTGGCGGCTCTCCGCCCTGGACAAATATGCCTTGATCTCCAATTCGGATTCACATTCTCCGCAGAAGATCGGCAGAGAAGCCAATATCTTTGACTGTGAATTAGATTATAAGGCCATAAGAGATACGTTGAGGACAAAGGATAAAAACAGGTTTCTATCCACAATAGAATTTTTCCCCGAAGAAGGCAAATACCATTTTGACGGGCATAGAAACTGCGGCATAAGATTTTCTCCCGAAGAAACCAAGGAGCATAGAGGCAAGTGCCCCAAGTGCGGCAAGTACCTTACGGTAGGGGTGATGAATCGCGTTGACCAGCTGGCAGACAGGCCCGCGGGCGCGCGCCCTGATAACGCCATACCCTTCAAAAATCTCATACCCCTTGATGAAATAATCGCTGAAGTGAAGGGGTTGGGCAAGAGCGCTTTAGCCGTTGAAAGGGAATACCGCAGCGCTATCGCGAAATTCGGCAGCGAGTTTGAGATAACCCTGCGCGCCGGCGAAGACAGCCTGGTGAATAACCTGGAAAGGCGCCTGGCAGACGCTGTCTTAAGGGTAAGGCGGGGAGAGGTTGATATCAAACCGGGCTTTGACGGCGAATACGGCATAATATCCATCTTCGGCGACGATAAGCCGCGAAAGCCGGAAGAGCAGTTAAGTTTATTTTAG
- a CDS encoding TIGR00725 family protein produces MAKVVVGVIGSHKNEAKVEQLAHNLGKKLAEVVDNIVCGGLSGVMEAVCKGFKEGGGQTIGIIPCEDKAGANKYCDIIIPTGMGLVRNVLVVKAADILIALPGEYGTLSEIAYGLQYKKPVIGIDTWDIPGVIKVDSVEQAVAKVRELTK; encoded by the coding sequence ATGGCCAAAGTGGTGGTGGGGGTTATAGGGTCGCATAAAAATGAGGCTAAAGTGGAGCAATTAGCCCATAATTTAGGCAAAAAACTGGCTGAAGTGGTAGATAATATCGTTTGCGGCGGGCTTTCAGGGGTCATGGAGGCAGTTTGCAAGGGTTTTAAAGAAGGCGGCGGACAGACAATAGGTATAATCCCCTGTGAGGACAAGGCAGGGGCGAATAAATACTGCGATATAATCATTCCTACGGGAATGGGCCTTGTGCGCAACGTGCTTGTGGTTAAGGCAGCGGATATTCTCATCGCCTTGCCGGGTGAATACGGCACCCTCTCAGAGATCGCCTATGGCCTTCAGTATAAGAAACCGGTTATAGGCATAGATACGTGGGACATACCGGGCGTTATCAAGGTTGACAGCGTTGAGCAAGCAGTAGCAAAGGTCAGAGAGTTGACGAAATGA